GGCAAAATGGTTTACACTTTATAAAGTTTATTACTTTGAAAAGGTGTGATAGTGTGGCTACGGCAACAAAGAAGAAAAAATCAACAGTTAAAAAAAATCTAGTCATCGTGGAGTCGCCTGCTAAGGCGAAAACGATTGAGAAATATCTAGGCAGAAACTACAAGGTTCTAGCCAGTGTCGGGCATATCCGTGATTTGAAAAAATCCAGTATGTCGGTCGACATTGAAAATAACTATGAACCGCAGTATATCAATATCCGAGGCAAAGGTCCTCTCATCAATGACTTGAAAAAAGAAGCCAAAAAGGCCAATAAAGTCTTTCTGGCGAGTGACCCGGACCGTGAAGGAGAAGCAATTTCCTGGCACTTGGCTCACATTCTCAACTTGGACGAGAATGATGCCAACCGTGTAGTCTTTAATGAAATTACTAAGGACGCTGTAAAAAATGCCTTTAAAGAACCTCGCAAGATTGATATGGACTTGGTCGACGCCCAACAAGCTCGTCGAGTCTTAGACCGCTTGGTAGGCTATTCGATTTCGCCTATTTTGTGGAAAAAGGTCAAGAAGGGCTTATCAGCAGGACGCGTGCAGTCGGTTGCACTTAAGCTTATCATTGACCGTGAAAATGAAATCAATGCCTTCCAACCAGAAGAATACTGGACAATTGATGGTGTCTTTAAGAAGGGAACCAAGCAATTTCAAGCTTCTTTCTATGGTATGAATGGCAAAAAGATGAAATTGACTACCAACGAAGAAGTCAAAGAAGTCTTATCCCATTTGACTAGCAAAGATTTCACAGTAGACCAGGTAGATAAGAAAGAGCGCAAACGCAATGCGCCCCTACCTTATACGACTTCAACCATGCAGATGGATGCGGCTAACAAAATCAATTTCCGTACTCGAAAGACCATGATGGTGGCTCAACAGCTCTATGAAGGGATCAATATCGGATCAGGCGTGCAAGGTTTGATTACCTATATGCGTACAGACTCGACTCGTATCAGTCCTGTGGCTCAGAATGAAGCGGCAAGCTACATTAACGACCGTTTTGGTAGCAAGTATTCCAAGCATGGTAGCAAGGTCAAGAATGCCTCAGGTGCTCAGGATGCCCACGAAGCCATTCGTCCATCTAGTGTCTTTAACACACCTGAAAGCATCGCTAAGTACTTGGACAAAGACCAGCTCAAACTTTATACCCTTATCTGGAACCGTTTTGTAGCGAGCCAGATGACGGGAGCTATCTTTGATACCATGGCTGTCAAGCTCTCTCAAAATGGAGTTCAGTTTGCAGCGAATGGAAGCCAAGTTAAGTTTGATGGTTATCTTGCTATCTACAATGACTCTGACAAGAACAAAATGTTGCCAGATATGGCTGTTGGAGATGTGGTCAAGCAGGTCAATAGCAAGCCAGAGCAACATTTTACCCAACCACCTGCTCGCTATTCAGAAGCGACTCTTATCAAGACCTTGGAAGAAAATGGGGTTGGACGTCCGTCAACCTATGCTCCGACTATTGAAACTATCCAAAAACGCTACTACGTTCGTCTGGCAGCTAAACGTTTTGAACCAACAGAGTTGGGGGAAATTGTTAATAAACTCATCGTTGAATACTTCCCAGATATCGTCAATGTGACCTTCACAGCTGAGATGGAAGGAAAACTGGATGATGTCGAAGTTGGTAAGGAGCAGTGGCAACGTGTCATTGATGAATTTTATAAACCATTCTCCAAAGAAGTAGCCAAGGCTGAATCCGAAATGGAAAAAATCCAGATCAAGGATGAGCCAGCTGGATTTGACTGTGAAGTTTGTGGCAGTCCGATGGTGATTAAGCTCGGTCGTTTTGGTAAATTCTATGCTTGTAGTAATTTCCCAGACTGCCGTCACACACAAGCGATTGTTAAGGAGATTGGTGTTGAGTGTCCAAGCTGCCATCAAGGACAAATCATTGAACGCAAAACCAAGCGCAATCGTATCTTCTATGGTTGCAATCGCTATCCTGAATGTGAGTTTACTTCTTGGGACAAACCAATTGGCCGTGATTGTCCAAAATGCGGACACTTCCTTGTGGAGAAAAAAGTCCGTGGTGGTGGCAAGCAGGTTGTATGTAGTAATGGCGACTACGAAGAAGAGAAAATTAAATAAAATGAAGAGTCCTGAAAATGAATTTCAGGCTCTTTTTTGTTGATGCTTGACAAATTTCCCCCTTGTATGCGAAACTAGAGGAAGAGTAATTTATCTAGGAGAAATCATGCGTATTATTTATCTCTGTATTGGCTTTATTTCACTGGCTTTAGCTGTTATTGGAGTTGTCCTACCACTTTTGCCAACAACACCCTTTCTTTTGTTAGCTATCGCTTGCTTTTCAAAATCTTCTAAGCGTTTTGAAGACTGGCTTTATCATACAAAGCTTTATCAGACTTATGTAGCTGATTTTCGGGAAACCAAGTCAATCGCGCGAGAACGCAAGAAAAAAATCATCGTATCTATCTATATCTTGATGGGAATTTCTATTTATTTTGCCCCTCTTTTGCCTGTTAAAATCGGTTTGGGAGCCCTGACCATCTTTATCACCTACTATCTCTTTAAAGTCATTCCTGACAAAGAATAGATAAAAATAGTAGTTATTTGCCTTGATAAAAATGAAAGCATATTTAAAATAATATGATATAATAAATTCAAAGAAAACATCGAGGAGAATCAAATGATTTACGAATTTTGTGCTGAAAATGTGACCTTACTTGAAAAAGCGATGCAGGCTGGAGCTCGTCGAATCGAACTTTGTGATAATCTAGCAGTTGGTGGGACAACACCAAGCTATGGAGTGACTAAGGCAGCTGTTGAACTGGCAGCTAACTATGATAGCACCATTATGACCATGATTCGTCCCCGTGGTGGCGACTTTGTCTATACTGATCTTGAAATAGCAATTATGCTGGAAGACATTCGTTTGACTGCTCAGGCTGGAAGTCAAGGAGTAGTTTTTGGGGCATTGACTGCCGATAAGAAGTTGGATAAGGCTAATCTTGAGAAGCTGATTGCCGCATCTAAAGGGATGGAAATTGTCTTTCACATGGCCTTTGATGAATTGAGTGATGAAGAGCAATTGGAGGCTATTGACTGGCTAAGCCAAACTGGTGTTACTCGTATCTTAACTCGCGCTGGTGTGTCTGGGGACTCACTAGAGAAACGTTTTGCTCACTACCACAGAATTTTGGAACATGCAGCTGGTAAAATTGAAATTCTACCAGGTGGGGGGATTGACCTTGACAACCGTCAAACCTTTATCGACCAGCTGGGCGTGACACAATTGCATGGAACTAAGGTTGTCTTTTAAAAAATAGAAAGGAACTGCTAGCTTTTGGTAGCAGTTTTAACTTATGTTTGAAATTTTTAAATCCTATCAGTTTAATAAAGAAAAAGCCCATGCCTATGGTTTTGTAGAAAATGAGGAAGTCTGGACTTACAGTTGCCAGATTTTGCAGGGTGACTTTTTCATGACAGTCTCCATTACTACTGATAATGTGAGTTTTCAGGTCTTTGACCAGGAAACGGGTGACCTCTATCCTCAAGTACATATGGAAAGTATGCGGGGAAGTTTTGTAGGAAGTGTCCGCGAGGCTTGTTTGGAGATTCTCTACCAGATTCGGAAGGATTGCTTTGATGTGCAGGATTTTATCTGTCCTCAGACTAAGCGAATCATGTCTAAAGTTCAGGAAAAGTATGGTAATCAGTTGGAGTATCTGTGGGAAAAGTCGCCTGATACAGCAGTGTTAAGACATGAAGGAAATAAGAAGTGGTATGCTGTTATGATGAGAATCCCATGGGATAAGCTGGAAAAGGGCAGAGAAGGGCTAGTCGAAGCAGTCAATATCAAACACGATCAAGTGGCTGACTTGCTTTCAAAAAAAGGCATTTATCCAGCCTTTCATATGAACAAACGCTACTGGATTAGTCTGGCGCTTGATGATAGTTTGCTAGATGAAGAAGTGTTAGAACTCATCGAAAGAAGTTGGAATTTGACTGTGAAAAAATAAGGAAAGTTACTTGAGTTTTCAAATACTTTCAATTAGCAAAATATTCTTTACTGAAGAAATTTTCAGAAAATATTGGATTTTTTCTTGACAAGAGATTTTTCCTATGCTAAAATACTTAACAAGACATCAAACGAAGGAGAAAGTCAAACATGAAAACAGCTAAGTTTAATCAATTTGCTTTGTTGTTGAGGTACTCGGGCTAGTGCAAAAGCATTAGTCCTGTTTGGCTTACCAAGCGGGAGTAAATCAACATCTCGCTTGGGTTTCTGAGCGAGATGTTTTTTTAAAACCATATTTGGAAAAGGGGAAATCTTATGCGAACAGTTGAATTTCTAGATACCAGCCTTCGAGATGGAGAGCAGACACCTGGCGTTAACTTTTCAATCAAGGAAAAAATTGCAATTGCAAGGCAGCTGGAGAAGTGGGGCATTTCAGCCATCGAAGCTGGTTTTCCAGCTGCTAGCCCAGACTCATTTAAGGCAGTTCAGGAGATTGCTAAAGTCTTGAAGAAAACGGCGGTAACTGGTCTAGCACGTTCGGTCAAGTCTGATATTGATGCTTGTTATGAGGCGCTCAAGGATGCCAAGTATCCTCAGGTTCACGTCTTTATCGCCACCAGTCCGATTCACCGTAAGTATAAGCTCAATAAGAGCAAGGAAGAGATTTTGGAAGCAATCAGTGAACATGTTTCTTATGCTCGTTCTAAGTTTGAAATCGTCGAATTCTCTCCTGAAGATGCGACTAGAACAGAGTTGGATTTCCTCTTGCAAGTCGTTCAAACAGCGGTGGATGCTGGTGCGTCTTATATCAATATCCCTGACACGGTTGGATTCATCACGCCAGAAGAGTACGGAGCTATCTTCAAATACTTGATTGAGAATATCAAGACGGATCGTCAGATTATCTATTCACCTCACTGTCATGATGACCTCGGAATGGCAGTGGCTAACAGCCTTGCTGCTGTCAAGAACGGTGCAAGACGTGTTGAAGGGACTATCAATGGTATTGGGGAGCGAGCTGGGAATGCTGCTTTGGAAGAAATAGCAGTGGCCCTCAATATTCGCCAAGATTACTATCGGGCAGAGACAAGTATTGTCCTAAATGAAACCATTAATACGTCAGAAATGGTTTCTCGCTTCTCTGGTATTCCAGTTCCTAAAAACAAGGCTGTCGTTGGTGGTAATGCCTTCTCTCACGAGTCTGGTATTCACCAAGATGGAGTTCTTAAAAATCCTCTTACCTATGAAATCATTACACCTGAATTGGTCGGTGTCAAGAGTAACAGTCTTCCGCTTGGAAAATTGTCAGGTCGCCATGCCTTTGTTGAAAAACTAAGAGAACTGGCCCTAGATTTTACAGAAGAGGATATCAAACCACTCTTTGCTAAGTTCAAGGCACTAGCAGACAAGAAACAAGAAATCACAGATGCAGATATTCGTGCGCTGGTCGCTGGAACCATGGTTGAAAATCCAGAAGGCTTCCACTTTGATGATTTACAACTTCAAGCTCATGCAGACAATGATATTGAAGCGCTTGTTAGCCTGGCTAATATGGATGGTGAGAAAGTTGAATTTAATGCGACAGGGCAAGGTTCCGTTGAAGCAATCTTTAACGCTATCGATAAGTTCTTTAACCAATCCGTCCGTTTGGTGTCCTATACCATTGATGCTGTGACAGATGGAATTGATGCTCAAGCTCGTGTCTTGGTTACTGTTGAAAACAGAGATACAGAGACCATCTTTAACGCGACAGGTCTTGACTTCGATGTATTGAAGGCTTCGGCGATTGCTTATATCAATGCCAATACCTTTGTTCAAAAAGAGAATGCTGGTGAGATGGGGCGCAGCGTTTCCTACCGAGACATGCCTAGTGTGTAAAGGAGAAGGCTATGACAAAGAAAATAGTAGCTCTAGCAGGGGATGGAATCGGTCCAGAAATCATGGAAGCTGGTTTAGCAGTTCTGGAAGCTCTAGCTTCAAAAACAGGTTTTGACTATGAAATAGATAGACGCACCTTTGGAGGTGCAGGTATTGATGCTACTGGGCATCCCTTACCTGATGAAACCCTCAAGGCAAGTAGAGAAGCAGATGCTATCCTTCTGGCGGCTATCGGTAGTTCCCAGTATGATGGGGCAGCGATTCGCCCTGAACAAGGCTTGCTGGCTCTTCGTAAGGAACTCAATCTCTATGC
This genomic interval from Streptococcus oralis subsp. tigurinus contains the following:
- the topA gene encoding type I DNA topoisomerase, which gives rise to MATATKKKKSTVKKNLVIVESPAKAKTIEKYLGRNYKVLASVGHIRDLKKSSMSVDIENNYEPQYINIRGKGPLINDLKKEAKKANKVFLASDPDREGEAISWHLAHILNLDENDANRVVFNEITKDAVKNAFKEPRKIDMDLVDAQQARRVLDRLVGYSISPILWKKVKKGLSAGRVQSVALKLIIDRENEINAFQPEEYWTIDGVFKKGTKQFQASFYGMNGKKMKLTTNEEVKEVLSHLTSKDFTVDQVDKKERKRNAPLPYTTSTMQMDAANKINFRTRKTMMVAQQLYEGINIGSGVQGLITYMRTDSTRISPVAQNEAASYINDRFGSKYSKHGSKVKNASGAQDAHEAIRPSSVFNTPESIAKYLDKDQLKLYTLIWNRFVASQMTGAIFDTMAVKLSQNGVQFAANGSQVKFDGYLAIYNDSDKNKMLPDMAVGDVVKQVNSKPEQHFTQPPARYSEATLIKTLEENGVGRPSTYAPTIETIQKRYYVRLAAKRFEPTELGEIVNKLIVEYFPDIVNVTFTAEMEGKLDDVEVGKEQWQRVIDEFYKPFSKEVAKAESEMEKIQIKDEPAGFDCEVCGSPMVIKLGRFGKFYACSNFPDCRHTQAIVKEIGVECPSCHQGQIIERKTKRNRIFYGCNRYPECEFTSWDKPIGRDCPKCGHFLVEKKVRGGGKQVVCSNGDYEEEKIK
- a CDS encoding YbaN family protein, which gives rise to MRIIYLCIGFISLALAVIGVVLPLLPTTPFLLLAIACFSKSSKRFEDWLYHTKLYQTYVADFRETKSIARERKKKIIVSIYILMGISIYFAPLLPVKIGLGALTIFITYYLFKVIPDKE
- a CDS encoding copper homeostasis protein CutC; protein product: MIYEFCAENVTLLEKAMQAGARRIELCDNLAVGGTTPSYGVTKAAVELAANYDSTIMTMIRPRGGDFVYTDLEIAIMLEDIRLTAQAGSQGVVFGALTADKKLDKANLEKLIAASKGMEIVFHMAFDELSDEEQLEAIDWLSQTGVTRILTRAGVSGDSLEKRFAHYHRILEHAAGKIEILPGGGIDLDNRQTFIDQLGVTQLHGTKVVF
- a CDS encoding MmcQ/YjbR family DNA-binding protein → MFEIFKSYQFNKEKAHAYGFVENEEVWTYSCQILQGDFFMTVSITTDNVSFQVFDQETGDLYPQVHMESMRGSFVGSVREACLEILYQIRKDCFDVQDFICPQTKRIMSKVQEKYGNQLEYLWEKSPDTAVLRHEGNKKWYAVMMRIPWDKLEKGREGLVEAVNIKHDQVADLLSKKGIYPAFHMNKRYWISLALDDSLLDEEVLELIERSWNLTVKK
- a CDS encoding 2-isopropylmalate synthase translates to MRTVEFLDTSLRDGEQTPGVNFSIKEKIAIARQLEKWGISAIEAGFPAASPDSFKAVQEIAKVLKKTAVTGLARSVKSDIDACYEALKDAKYPQVHVFIATSPIHRKYKLNKSKEEILEAISEHVSYARSKFEIVEFSPEDATRTELDFLLQVVQTAVDAGASYINIPDTVGFITPEEYGAIFKYLIENIKTDRQIIYSPHCHDDLGMAVANSLAAVKNGARRVEGTINGIGERAGNAALEEIAVALNIRQDYYRAETSIVLNETINTSEMVSRFSGIPVPKNKAVVGGNAFSHESGIHQDGVLKNPLTYEIITPELVGVKSNSLPLGKLSGRHAFVEKLRELALDFTEEDIKPLFAKFKALADKKQEITDADIRALVAGTMVENPEGFHFDDLQLQAHADNDIEALVSLANMDGEKVEFNATGQGSVEAIFNAIDKFFNQSVRLVSYTIDAVTDGIDAQARVLVTVENRDTETIFNATGLDFDVLKASAIAYINANTFVQKENAGEMGRSVSYRDMPSV